The Streptomyces sp. NBC_01275 genome has a segment encoding these proteins:
- a CDS encoding aldehyde dehydrogenase (NADP(+)) → MAAAPVWSVDPRTGKQREQVAVEATAQEVDSVVRAAHQARGSLADRTVRAAFLRSAADRLQAAKEQLVEVADAETALGPVRLNGELARTCYQLRAFADIVDEGAFLDVVVNHPDDTATPPIPDLRRYKVPLGVVAVYSASNFPFAFSVAGGDTASALGAGNPVVVKAHPDHPALSELVAKVLRTAAAEHGIPEGVLGLVHGFEAGVELIKHPLVAAAGFTGSIRGGRALFDAAAARPVPIPFHGELGSLNPVVVTEAAAAERAEAIGAGLAGSMTLGVGQFCVKPGLVLVPSGAAGDGLVKSLTDAVSDTDAGVLLDHRMRDNFIAGVAERAALADVESPVTPGSGGEHTVSAGFLTVPASRLAAEGEHDLLLEECFGPVTVVARYEDEGEVRGVLSRLPGNLTATVQLSEGEAAGEGRGAEILAELTPLAGRVLVNGWPTGVAVAPAQHHGGPYPATTSTSTSVGGTAIERWLRPVAYQNTPAALLPVELRDENELGLPRRFNGHLER, encoded by the coding sequence GTGGCAGCAGCACCAGTCTGGAGTGTCGACCCCCGTACCGGGAAGCAGCGCGAACAGGTTGCGGTGGAGGCCACGGCCCAGGAGGTGGACTCCGTCGTCCGCGCCGCCCACCAGGCGCGCGGTTCCCTCGCCGACCGCACCGTCCGCGCGGCCTTCCTGCGCAGCGCCGCCGACCGGCTGCAGGCGGCCAAGGAGCAGCTGGTCGAGGTGGCCGACGCCGAGACCGCGCTCGGCCCCGTCCGGCTGAACGGCGAGCTCGCCCGCACCTGCTACCAGCTGCGGGCCTTCGCGGACATCGTCGACGAGGGCGCCTTCCTCGACGTCGTCGTCAACCACCCCGACGACACCGCCACGCCCCCTATCCCCGACCTGCGCCGCTACAAGGTGCCGCTCGGGGTCGTCGCCGTCTATTCGGCGTCCAACTTCCCCTTCGCGTTCTCCGTCGCCGGAGGCGACACCGCGAGCGCGCTGGGCGCCGGCAACCCGGTCGTCGTCAAGGCCCACCCCGACCACCCGGCCCTGTCCGAGCTGGTCGCCAAGGTGCTGCGTACCGCCGCCGCCGAGCACGGCATCCCGGAGGGCGTCCTCGGTCTCGTGCACGGCTTCGAGGCCGGCGTCGAGCTGATCAAGCACCCGCTGGTCGCCGCGGCCGGCTTCACCGGGTCGATCCGGGGCGGTCGCGCCCTGTTCGACGCGGCGGCCGCGCGGCCCGTGCCGATCCCGTTCCACGGCGAGCTGGGCTCGCTCAACCCGGTCGTGGTGACCGAGGCCGCCGCCGCCGAGCGCGCGGAGGCCATCGGGGCCGGGCTCGCCGGGTCCATGACGTTGGGCGTCGGACAGTTCTGCGTGAAGCCGGGCCTGGTGCTGGTGCCGTCCGGCGCGGCCGGGGACGGCCTGGTCAAGTCGCTGACGGACGCGGTGAGCGACACCGACGCGGGCGTACTGCTCGACCACCGGATGCGCGACAACTTCATCGCCGGGGTCGCCGAGCGCGCGGCGCTGGCGGACGTGGAGTCGCCGGTGACGCCCGGGTCGGGCGGGGAGCACACGGTCAGCGCCGGGTTCCTGACCGTGCCGGCTTCCCGGCTCGCGGCCGAGGGGGAGCACGATCTCCTGCTGGAGGAGTGCTTCGGGCCCGTCACCGTCGTGGCGCGCTATGAGGACGAGGGGGAGGTGCGGGGGGTTCTCTCGCGGCTGCCGGGGAACCTCACGGCGACGGTTCAGCTGTCCGAGGGGGAGGCCGCCGGCGAGGGGCGGGGGGCTGAGATCCTCGCCGAACTGACTCCGCTGGCCGGGCGGGTGCTGGTGAACGGCTGGCCGACGGGGGTCGCCGTCGCGCCGGCGCAGCATCACGGGGGGCCGTACCCGGCCACGACGTCGACGTCGACGTCCGTGGGCGGGACCGCCATCGAGCGGTGGCTGCGGCCCGTCGCCTACCAGAACACTCCTGCGGCGCTGCTGCCGGTGGAGCTTCGGGACGAGAACGAGTTGGGGCTGCCGCGCAGGTTCAACGGTCACTTGGAGCGGTAG
- a CDS encoding IclR family transcriptional regulator has translation MSVGETGGGAQVKSAVRTVELLEYFAGRPGMHSLASVQEAVGYPKSSLYMLLRTLVELGWVETDATGTRYGIGVRALLVGTSYIDGDEVVAAARPTLDRLSDDTTETIHLARLDGTNVVYLATRQSQHYLRPFTRVGRRLPAHSTSLGKALLSTYSDEQVRKLLPETLPALTEHTITDREKLIEELHQVREQGFAVDREENTLGLRCFGVAIPYRTPARDAISCSVPVARLTPAHEQLVKDALFDARDRLTLATRRL, from the coding sequence ATGTCGGTTGGCGAGACGGGGGGCGGAGCGCAGGTCAAGTCCGCGGTGCGGACGGTTGAGCTGCTGGAATACTTCGCGGGCCGCCCCGGTATGCACTCCCTGGCGTCGGTCCAGGAGGCCGTCGGGTATCCCAAGTCCAGCCTCTACATGCTGCTGCGCACGCTCGTGGAGCTGGGCTGGGTGGAGACGGACGCGACGGGCACGCGGTACGGCATCGGGGTGCGGGCGCTGCTCGTCGGCACCTCCTACATCGACGGCGACGAGGTCGTCGCGGCCGCCCGGCCGACCCTGGACCGGCTCTCGGACGACACCACCGAGACCATCCACCTCGCCCGCCTCGACGGCACCAACGTCGTCTACCTCGCCACCCGCCAGTCCCAGCACTACCTGCGCCCCTTCACCCGGGTCGGCCGCCGGCTCCCGGCCCACTCCACCTCGCTCGGCAAGGCGCTGCTGAGCACGTACTCCGACGAGCAGGTCCGCAAGCTGCTCCCGGAGACGCTTCCGGCGCTGACCGAGCACACGATCACGGACCGCGAGAAGCTCATCGAGGAGCTGCACCAGGTCCGCGAGCAGGGCTTCGCCGTGGACCGCGAGGAGAACACCCTCGGCCTGCGCTGCTTCGGCGTGGCGATCCCGTACCGCACGCCGGCCCGGGACGCCATCAGCTGCTCGGTGCCGGTGGCCCGACTCACCCCGGCGCACGAGCAGTTGGTCAAGGACGCACTGTTCGACGCGCGGGACCGGCTGACGCTCGCCACCCGTAGGCTCTGA
- a CDS encoding GNAT family N-acetyltransferase, with protein sequence MQIALRSVHDSDLPVFYRQSNDPESLRMAAFTPQDPADRDAFDAHWKKIRASSAVLRTILADGDVVGSAAVYGEPGEREVTYWVDRAYWGRGIATAALRDLLAEIPERPLYARAAADNAGSLRVLEKCGFRTTERTRGYAHARGEEIDEVVLRLEA encoded by the coding sequence ATGCAGATCGCCTTGCGCAGCGTCCACGACAGTGATCTGCCGGTGTTCTACCGGCAGTCGAACGACCCCGAGTCCCTCCGGATGGCCGCGTTCACCCCGCAGGACCCGGCCGACCGGGACGCCTTCGACGCCCACTGGAAGAAGATCCGCGCCTCGTCCGCCGTACTGCGCACGATCCTGGCCGACGGGGACGTGGTGGGCAGCGCGGCGGTGTACGGGGAGCCGGGCGAGCGCGAGGTGACGTACTGGGTGGACCGGGCGTACTGGGGCCGGGGCATCGCCACGGCCGCGCTGCGCGACCTGCTGGCCGAGATCCCGGAGCGCCCGCTGTACGCCAGGGCGGCGGCCGACAACGCAGGCTCCCTGCGCGTCCTGGAGAAGTGCGGTTTCCGGACGACGGAACGGACCAGGGGGTACGCGCACGCGCGCGGCGAGGAGATCGACGAGGTCGTGCTGCGCCTGGAGGCGTGA